One window of the Rosa rugosa chromosome 3, drRosRugo1.1, whole genome shotgun sequence genome contains the following:
- the LOC133739675 gene encoding disease resistance-like protein DSC2 — MQLFCWNAFTGRLDGMYLLLAQVAVHHAQGIPLALVVLGSCLYGESWYDWTDVLDDLKRVVDRKQVTQEILKICYNALEDLVKEVFLQIACSFDGQKQINLMKELAHFVPNLMHGIQVLTEKAFINIGASHVPITHELLKEMATELVRQKSANKLWDSKFWILRDFCVYLPKYSAIRIAKDIMKKWSKPHEIPFSTTELAEFWSKISMHGSYVTTSGGIQDFQKPDFYKF, encoded by the exons ATGCAGCTCTTCTGTTGGAATGCCTTCACAGGACGTTTGGATGGTATGTATTTGCTGCTGGCACAAGTTGCGGTACATCATGCTCAAGGCATTCCATTAGCTTTGGTGGTTTTAGGTTCATGTCTGTATGGTGAAAGTTGGTATGATTGGACAGATGTATTAGATGATTTAAAAAGAGTAGTTGATCGTAAACAAGTTACTCAAGAAATTCTCAAAATATGTTATAATGCATTAGAAGATTTGGTGAAAGAAGTTTTCCTTCAAATTGCATGTTCTTTTGATGGACAAAAACAGATAAATCTGATGAAGGAACTAGCACATTTTGTCCCTAATCTTATGCATGGTATCCAAGTTCTGACAGAGAAGGCCTTCATAAATATTGGAGCAAGTCATGTACCCATCACGCATGAATTGCTAAAAGAAATGGCTACAGAGTTAGTCAGACAAAAGTCTGCAAATAAGCTTTGGGATAGCAAATTTTGGATCCTCAGGGATTTTTGCGTTTATCTTCCGAAATACTCTGCAA TACGTATAGCTAAAGACATCATGAAGAAGTGGTCTAAACCACATGAGATACCATTCAGTACTACTGAGTTGGCTGAATTCTGGTCTAAAATCAGTATGCATGGAAGTTATGTCACGACGAGTGGAGGGATTCAAG ATTTTCAGAAACCTGACTTCTATAAATTTTGA